DNA from bacterium:
CCGGATCGGCTCGGCCGCGCAACTCCCCCTCGAATTCCAGGAAGAGAAAGACCGGGACCCTAAAGGATGAAGCCGACGGGATCGAGTTATCCTGCCCCTTTGCCGACGCCATGAAAGTCCATATCGCCACCACCTCCAACTGCGTCGGGCGCCAGCTGGACGCGACCCGGCTGAAAGAGTACTTCCGGGCCAACGGTTGGGCCCCGGTCGATTCGGCCTCGTCCGCCGACCTGATCGTCGCCGTCACCTGCGCCTTCACCCCGGAAGCCGCGGCCGCCTCCCTGGAGATGGTGAAGCGTTTCCGCGGCGGGAAGAACAGGCTGATCGTGGCCGGCTGCTTGCCCGAGATCGACCCCGCCGGCCTCTCCGCGGTCTTCTCGGGGAGCACCGTCCCCACGCATTCCCTGGAGAGGTTCGACGATCTTTTCCCGGAATTCGAAATCGGGTTTCGACGGATCCCCGCCGCCAACCGGACGACCGCGTCCGCGCGCTTCCCCTCCGCCGGTCCCGGCCTGTACTGGAGGAAATTCCGCCGCTACCCCGATCTGGCCGTGAAGATGTTCCTGAAAAAAAGGGCGATCGACGGCGAAAGGGAAGGACGGTACCACATCCGCGTCAGCGGGGGGTGCGATCAAGCCTGCAGTTACTGCGTGCTCGCCCCCGCTATCGGAAGACTGAAAAGCAAACCGATCGAATCCTGCCGCCGGGAACTGCTCCGGGGGTTGCGGGAGGGCTTCACCGATTTTGTTTTGGACGCCGACGACCTGGGGGCGTACGGCCCGGACATCGGTTCCGACTTTCCGGAATTGCTCCGGGCCCTGCTTTCAGTCCCGGGCGGCCAGCGGTTGGACCTGCGGGCGCTCAATCCGGTCTGGCTGGTACGTTACCGGGACGACCTCGCCCGGTGGGCGCGGGCGCGCCGGTTGAGCGGGTTGTGCTGCTGCCTCCAGTCCGGCAGCGCCAGGATCTTGAGCTTGATGAACCGCTATCCGGACGTGGGCGAAATACTCTCGGCCCTGGGTCAGATCAGGGTAGCGGACCCGGAAATCTTTCTGTCCGCCTACGTCAT
Protein-coding regions in this window:
- a CDS encoding radical SAM protein, whose amino-acid sequence is MKVHIATTSNCVGRQLDATRLKEYFRANGWAPVDSASSADLIVAVTCAFTPEAAAASLEMVKRFRGGKNRLIVAGCLPEIDPAGLSAVFSGSTVPTHSLERFDDLFPEFEIGFRRIPAANRTTASARFPSAGPGLYWRKFRRYPDLAVKMFLKKRAIDGEREGRYHIRVSGGCDQACSYCVLAPAIGRLKSKPIESCRRELLRGLREGFTDFVLDADDLGAYGPDIGSDFPELLRALLSVPGGQRLDLRALNPVWLVRYRDDLARWARARRLSGLCCCLQSGSARILSLMNRYPDVGEILSALGQIRVADPEIFLSAYVIAGFPSETAAEFEETVAAVDQAAFDRVIVFPYQDDGKSAASALEGKVGRPVIAKRTRLIYRALKRRGVEAICV